The following coding sequences are from one Kosakonia sp. H02 window:
- the fdhD gene encoding formate dehydrogenase accessory sulfurtransferase FdhD: MNNLHTKKHENATSVTGARQVSLWKRDDLQHAQPDMLAEEVPVALVYNGISHVVMMASPKDLEFFALGFSLSEGIIESHSEIYGMDVVPSCNGLEVQIELSSRRFMGLKERRRALAGRTGCGVCGVEQLNDIGKPIVPLPFSQTFDLAALDNGLARLTDVQPVGQLTGCTHAAAWMLPSGDLIGGHEDVGRHVALDKLLGHRAREEDRWSSGAVLVSSRASYEMVQKSAMCGVEILFAVSAATTLAVEVAQRCNLTLVGFCKPGRATIYTHPQRLKGL, encoded by the coding sequence GTGAACAATTTGCATACTAAAAAGCACGAAAATGCAACATCAGTCACAGGCGCACGCCAGGTTTCGCTTTGGAAGCGTGATGACTTGCAACATGCCCAACCCGATATGCTGGCGGAAGAGGTGCCCGTTGCGCTGGTGTACAACGGTATTTCCCACGTGGTGATGATGGCCTCGCCAAAAGATCTCGAATTTTTTGCTCTTGGCTTCTCGTTATCCGAAGGGATTATCGAAAGCCACTCAGAAATTTATGGCATGGATGTGGTGCCATCCTGTAATGGTCTTGAGGTGCAGATTGAACTCTCCAGCCGCCGTTTTATGGGGCTGAAAGAGCGCCGCCGTGCGTTGGCCGGGCGCACCGGTTGCGGCGTTTGCGGCGTTGAGCAACTGAATGATATTGGCAAACCTATTGTCCCGCTGCCGTTCAGCCAGACTTTTGATTTAGCCGCGCTGGATAATGGCCTGGCGCGCTTAACCGACGTTCAGCCTGTTGGCCAGCTTACCGGTTGCACACACGCCGCCGCGTGGATGCTGCCATCTGGTGATCTGATTGGCGGCCATGAAGATGTCGGGCGTCATGTGGCGCTGGACAAGTTGCTTGGTCACCGTGCCCGTGAAGAGGATCGCTGGTCGTCTGGCGCAGTGCTGGTTTCCAGCCGGGCCAGCTATGAGATGGTGCAGAAATCGGCCATGTGCGGCGTGGAGATCCTGTTTGCGGTTTCTGCGGCGACTACTCTGGCGGTGGAAGTGGCGCAGCGTTGTAACCTGACGCTGGTGGGTTTTTGCAAGCCGGGCAGGGCGACAATCTATACCCATCCGCAGCGTCTTAAGGGACTGTAG
- a CDS encoding molybdopterin-dependent oxidoreductase: protein MQVSRRQFFKICAGGMAGTTAAALGFAPNIALAETRQYKLLRTRETRNTCTYCSVGCGLLMYSLGDGAKNAKASIFHIEGDPDHPVNRGALCPKGAGLVDFIHSESRLKYPEYRAPGSDKWQRITWEDAFERIAKLMKADRDANYIAQNAQGTTVNRWLSTGMLCASASSNETGYLTQKFTRALGMLAVDNQARV, encoded by the coding sequence ATGCAGGTCAGCAGAAGGCAGTTCTTTAAGATCTGCGCTGGCGGTATGGCAGGTACAACGGCAGCAGCACTGGGCTTCGCCCCAAATATCGCGCTTGCGGAGACACGGCAATATAAGCTGTTACGCACCCGCGAAACCCGTAATACTTGCACATATTGCTCCGTTGGCTGCGGGCTATTGATGTATAGCCTCGGCGACGGTGCAAAAAACGCCAAAGCGTCAATTTTTCATATCGAAGGGGATCCGGATCACCCGGTAAACCGTGGGGCGCTCTGCCCGAAAGGTGCAGGCCTGGTGGATTTCATCCACTCCGAAAGCCGCCTGAAATACCCAGAATACCGCGCACCAGGCTCCGATAAATGGCAACGCATCACCTGGGAAGATGCTTTTGAACGCATCGCCAAACTGATGAAAGCCGATCGCGACGCCAACTATATTGCGCAAAACGCCCAGGGTACCACCGTCAACCGCTGGCTGAGCACCGGGATGCTGTGCGCATCCGCCTCCAGTAACGAAACCGGTTATTTAACGCAAAAATTTACCCGCGCACTCGGCATGTTAGCCGTCGACAACCAGGCGCGTGTCTGA